The proteins below are encoded in one region of Levilactobacillus namurensis:
- the galE gene encoding UDP-glucose 4-epimerase GalE, with amino-acid sequence MAVLVLGGAGYIGSHAVDRLIAKGYDVAVVDNLVTGHRAAVNPKARFYQGDVRDQDFLNRVFDQEDIEGVIHFAAFSVVPESMEKPLKYFDNNTAGMVSLLEVMNQHNVKKIVFSSTAATYGEPKQIPIKETDPQIPTNPYGESKLMMEKIMHWADLAYGIKFIALRYFNVAGAKPDGSIGEDHHPETHLVPIILQVAAGERDELSIFGDDYPTKDGTNVRDYVHVVDLADAHILALEYLKAGHDSDAFNLGSSTGFSNKEMLEAARKVTGKPIPAKMAPRRAGDPSTLIAASDKARKVLNWKPQFDNVEDIIATAWNWKQTHPEGYNDRQATK; translated from the coding sequence ATGGCAGTTTTAGTTTTAGGTGGCGCTGGTTACATTGGTTCTCACGCCGTTGATCGGTTGATTGCAAAGGGCTACGACGTGGCTGTCGTGGATAACTTAGTCACGGGTCACCGTGCAGCCGTGAACCCTAAGGCACGGTTCTATCAAGGCGACGTTCGGGATCAAGACTTCCTGAACCGGGTCTTTGACCAAGAGGATATCGAAGGGGTGATTCACTTTGCCGCCTTCTCTGTGGTTCCTGAATCCATGGAAAAGCCGTTGAAGTACTTCGATAACAACACGGCGGGCATGGTGTCCTTGCTGGAAGTCATGAATCAGCATAACGTCAAGAAGATCGTCTTCTCCTCGACGGCGGCAACCTATGGTGAACCCAAGCAGATTCCGATTAAGGAAACGGACCCCCAGATTCCAACCAACCCTTATGGCGAAAGCAAGTTAATGATGGAAAAGATCATGCACTGGGCGGACCTGGCTTACGGCATCAAGTTCATCGCACTGCGGTACTTCAACGTGGCTGGGGCCAAGCCAGATGGCAGCATTGGTGAAGACCACCATCCTGAGACCCACCTGGTTCCCATCATTTTACAAGTCGCTGCTGGTGAACGGGATGAGTTGTCCATCTTTGGTGACGATTACCCAACCAAGGACGGGACCAACGTCCGGGACTACGTTCACGTGGTCGACTTAGCGGATGCGCACATCTTAGCGCTCGAATACCTGAAGGCGGGTCATGACAGTGACGCCTTCAACTTAGGGTCCTCGACAGGCTTCTCCAACAAGGAAATGCTGGAAGCAGCCCGGAAAGTCACGGGTAAGCCAATTCCAGCCAAGATGGCTCCCCGCCGGGCGGGTGACCCAAGTACGTTGATTGCAGCCAGTGATAAGGCCCGCAAGGTCTTGAACTGGAAGCCACAGTTCGACAACGTGGAAGACATCATCGCCACGGCTTGGAACTGGAAGCAGACGCACCCAGAAGGCTACAATGATCGGCAGGCGACCAAGTAA
- a CDS encoding galactokinase, giving the protein MDFASLATEYQQQFNAKPERVFFSPGRINLIGEYTDFNGGHVFPAAISLGTFAGFTKRSDRTVRMYSANLPQAGVIEFSLDDLSFDKAANWTNYFKGMLFELGKQGKQIDQGFDLFVHGNLPDGSGLSSSASVEMLMGEILLKAYGMAISRVDLVKVGQQVENDYLGLNTGIMDQFAVGMGKKDQAILLDTNTLKYEYAPVKMDGYVVVIMNTKKRRELTDSKYNERRSQCEEALRRLQTKLDIQTLGDLDQDQFDQNSYLINDDVLIKRARHAVIENQRTLKAYQALQDNDLVTFGKLINASHVSLHYDFAVTGKELDTLVETAWQQPGVLGARMTGAGFGGCAIAIVKEANVDAFEQAVGQVYQDTIGHPAEFYIAHLDDGPRELTK; this is encoded by the coding sequence ATGGACTTTGCGAGCCTTGCTACTGAATACCAACAACAATTTAACGCTAAACCAGAACGGGTTTTCTTTTCGCCCGGTCGGATCAACTTAATCGGTGAATATACCGACTTCAACGGTGGGCACGTCTTCCCGGCGGCCATCAGCCTGGGGACGTTCGCTGGCTTTACTAAGCGTTCTGACCGGACGGTGCGGATGTATTCCGCCAACCTGCCCCAAGCCGGCGTGATTGAATTTTCGTTAGATGATCTTAGCTTTGACAAAGCCGCCAACTGGACCAACTACTTTAAAGGGATGTTGTTCGAATTGGGTAAGCAGGGCAAGCAGATCGACCAAGGCTTTGACCTCTTCGTTCACGGCAACTTGCCTGACGGTTCCGGCTTATCGTCCTCCGCGTCCGTCGAGATGTTGATGGGTGAGATCCTATTGAAGGCTTACGGTATGGCGATTTCTCGGGTCGATTTGGTTAAAGTTGGCCAGCAAGTCGAAAACGACTACCTAGGGCTGAATACCGGGATCATGGACCAATTCGCCGTGGGGATGGGCAAGAAAGACCAAGCCATTCTCCTGGACACTAACACCTTAAAGTATGAATATGCGCCGGTGAAGATGGACGGTTACGTGGTGGTCATCATGAACACCAAGAAGCGGCGAGAACTCACGGACTCGAAGTATAACGAGCGGCGGTCACAATGTGAAGAAGCCTTGCGGCGGTTGCAGACCAAGTTAGACATTCAGACCTTGGGTGATTTGGACCAAGACCAATTCGACCAGAACAGCTACCTGATCAACGATGACGTGTTGATCAAGCGCGCTCGACACGCGGTGATTGAGAACCAACGGACGCTGAAGGCTTACCAGGCCTTACAAGATAACGACCTGGTCACCTTCGGGAAGTTGATCAACGCCTCCCACGTTTCGCTCCATTACGACTTTGCCGTAACCGGGAAGGAACTGGATACGTTGGTTGAGACCGCTTGGCAACAGCCTGGTGTGTTGGGTGCTCGGATGACGGGAGCCGGCTTCGGTGGCTGTGCCATCGCCATTGTGAAGGAAGCCAACGTGGATGCCTTCGAACAAGCCGTTGGTCAGGTCTACCAAGACACTATCGGCCATCCCGCAGAATTCTACATTGCCCACTTAGACGATGGTCCACGGGAATTAACCAAGTAA